From Hoeflea sp. 108:
ACTGCCATGCCGTCGCTTATGGGCAATCCGCTCAAGGCGCGCATGAAGGCCGTGGCGCTCGAACGCGAAGAACTGCGTGCCAAGCAGCGTGTTCGCTTTGCGGCCGAATCCGACCGCAGGCAACGCGGCCTCCGCGAGCAGCAATCGATCAAGATGCGTTCTATCGTCGAGCGGCTGGACCTGCGTCGCGCACTTGTCGACGAAGGCACGCTCAACAAGCTGAAGGTAGCGGGCTTCCGCGGCCAGAACCCCCTGACGCGTTTTCTGTTTTTCCGCCTGGTGTTGCCCATTGTCGGCTTTGCGTTCGGCTTGGTCTACGTGTTCCTGCTCGGCGGTGTCGCGGACAAACCGCTGTTCATGAAGCTGTTTGTCTGCATCCTGATGGCCTATGTCGGCTTCTACCTGCCGGTGCTCTACGTCTCCAATCGGGCCACCAAGCGCAAGCAGTCGATCCAGCAGGCCTGGCCCGACGCGCTGGACCTGATGCTGATCTGCGTCGAATCTGGCATGTCGGTCGAGGCGGCGCTGCGCAAGGTTGCCGACGAGATCGGCTCCCAATCGGTCGATCTCGCCGAAGAGTTCGTGCTCACCAATGCCGAGCTGTCCTATCTCAGCGAACGCCGCATTGCCTATGAAAACCTTGCGTCCCGGACCGGCCTGGACACCGTGAAATCAGTCACCCAGGCGCTGGTGCAGGCGGAGCGCTACGGCACACCGGTCGCCCAGGCATTGCGCGTGCTTGCAAGCGAAAGCCGCGACATGCGCATGACAGCGGCCGAGAAGAAGGCGGCCGCGCTGCCGCCGAAGCTCACCGTGCCGATGATCCTGTTCTTCCTGCCGGTGCTGTTCGCCATCATTCTGGGGCCGGCCGGCATCCAGATCAGCCAGCGCGGTCTCTTCGGCGACCAGCCGCACGCCAGCAGTGAGTAGGGCGACTGCTATTTGAGGAATGAAAAAACCGCGTCGGTCGACGCGGCTTTTTTTTTGATTCGGTCGCTGTCCTTAGGGTCAGTTCTTCTTCGACTTGCCTTCGGACTTGATCTGGTTCCAAGCATTCTGCTGCGACAGCATCGAACGAAGATAGGCTACGTTGGCCTGGGCCTGTTCGGGCGAAAGCTCCTGGCCGGCGATCTGTTCGGCCTCGTCGAAACGGCCCTGCAGTCCCACAGCCAGCGCGAGGTTCTGGCGAACGCGGCTGTCGGCGCCGGGCTGCGAGACAGCCGAACGCAGGTAGGTTTCTGCCGATTTCAGGTCGCCCTCGAGCACATAGGACATGCCGAGATTGGACAGGATCGAAGGTTCGTTCGGCTGCAGGTCGAGCGCCTTGCGGTAGAGATTGCGGGCTTCCTGCGTCTGGCCGAGCTGGTCGAGGATGGCGGCCTCCGCCGAGACCAGCTTCCAGTCGGGATATTCAGGGGTCTGGGCGCGGCGCACGGCGCTGAGCGCCGGCTGGAGTTCGCCCGATGCTGCCAGTGCCTTGCCATAGGCGGCGAGCACGTCCCGATCCTTGGGATAGCCGATGGCGAGCTTGCGCATCACTGCCAGCGACTGGTCGGTCTGGCCCTTGACCTGAAGGGCGGTTGCGTATTGCAGGGCAACCGGCTTGTTGTTGGGATCGCTGGCATATTTGCGCCCAAGCTCGGTGGAGGAGCCGGGCAGCGAACCGGTCGACATCTGGTCGACTGCGGCGCCCGAGCGCGAGATCGAGCCGGTGGTCATCTTGCTGGTGCCGCAACCGGCGACGCCCGCCATCAACAGCGTCACGAAGGCCGCTCTCGCAAGGCGTTTTCCCGTTGCGTTCATCGAGCGATTGGTCAACATCGGAGCTAGCTCTCCATTCGTCCGCGGCCGTTCGCCGGCCATCTTCCCGCCTTGGAGAAATAATCTGTTAACCCTAACGGATGGTTAAGGGCGTCCTGATGTGACGTGACATCCGACAGCGAAGGATAAGGAAATGCCGGTCGAACTTCTCGATGCCAAGCCAGACGATGCCCTGCCAATCCACCTGGTGGCCAAGGATGGCCTGGAGCAGGCCGGGTTGCAGCCGGCCATACGTGCCTGGGCCGAAGCCAATGGCTTTGCCGGCGAGGCGGGCAAGGTTCTTGCCGTGCCCGGGGTGGACGGCAATCTGGCCGGCGCGCTGTTCGGTACCGGCAAGGACGAGAACGGCCTTGGCTTCGGCGCGCTCGCCCGCGGCTTGCCTGTGGCCAACTGGCACTTTGCCCGGCAGCCGGCCCATCCGGAACTCGCCGCTCTCGGTACGGTCCTCGGCGGTTATGTCTTCACCCGCTACGGCAAGAAGCCGGGCAGGGAACTCGGCCTTTCGGTGCCTGAAGGTGTCGACAGTGCGCGGCTGAAGCGGCTCGTCGATGCAGTTTTTCTCGTTCGCGATCTGGTCAACACGCCGACCAACGACATGGGGCCGTCCGAGCTCGAGGGTGCTGTCAGGGCGCTGGCGCAGCAGCATGGCGGGCAGGTTGCGGTCACGCTCGGCGATGATCTGCTTCGCCAGAATTTCCCGATGATCCACGCCGTCGGCCGCGCTTCCGCCGATGCGCCGCGCCTGATCGACCTGACCTGGGGGGCTGAGGATGCGCCGAAGGTGACGCTGGTCGGCAAGGGCGTGTGCTTCGACACCGGCGGCCTCGACATCAAGCCGGCATCCAGCATGCTTTTGATGAAGAAGGACATGGGCGGTGCTGCCAATGTCCTCGGCCTCGCCGCGATGATCATGGGCGCGAAACTGAAGGTTCGGCTCCGAGTACTGATCCCGGCCGTCGAGAACTCGATCTCCGCCGATGCGTTCCGTCCCGGAGACGTGCTCCAGAGCCGCAAGGGGCTGACGGTCGAAATCGGCAATACCGACGCCGAGGGACGTCTCGTGCTGGCCGATGCGCTCACACTCGCCGACGAGGAGCAGCCGCATCTGCTGGTCGACATGGCAACGCTGACCGGGGCCGCGCGCGTCGCACTCGGACCGGACTTGCCGCCGTTCTACACCGACGATGAGGCCTTGGCGGCAGAACTGGCTGCGGCATCACTCGCCGTCGAGGACCCTATCTGGCGCATGCCCTTGTGGAAGCCCTACGACGCCAAGCTGTCGTCCAAGGTGGCTGACATGAACAATGTCACCACTGACGGTTTCGCCGGCTCGATCACAGCGGCGATGTTCCTCAAGCGCTTCGTCGACAAGACGTCGTCCTGGGCCCATTTCGACATCTTTGCCTGGAACCCGACCGATCGGCCTTACGGTCCCGTTGGCGGCGAGGCGCAGGCCATCCGTGCCTTGGAGAAGGTCATTTCGGCGCGCTTCGGCTGATCGTTCGGCGGGGCGGGGGCTCATACCTTCGCCCTGCCACCGTCTCAAAATCTTCTTGAATGAAACGGAACCGAAACAGATTGTGTGGATGCTGGCGGAATGCCGATCGCGTTGCGCCCGAGCCAGTCGCTGAAACTGCTGCAGCAGTTTGCCTTGTCCGAGGTGCGTGACGACGCGCCCGACCTGACGTTGCGCCAGATGGCGATCCTGTTGACCATCTATCTCGAACCGCCGCCGCACACGGTGCGCGGGCTTGCCGCCAAGCTGAACGTCAGCAAGCCCGTCATCACCCGCGCTCTCGACACTATGGGCGCGCTCAAGCTGGTGTCGCGCCACCGCGACGAGCTCGACAAGCGCAACGTGCTGATCAGGCGCACGGTAGAAGGCGCGCTCTATGTCGAGCGTTTGGGCGATGCTATCATCGCCAAAGCACTGGAGCTTCCGATTTGACCATCCACGACAGCCGCCTTCACGCCTTCCGCCCCGACCTTGCCGATGCTCGCCTTGAGGGGCAGGTTGCAGCCCAGCGCTTCGTCGCCGGCCGACCGGCACGCATCACGGCCTCCGTCGCCGATGTCCGCAAGGCCGGGCGCCCCGATTCGGGTCTCAACACGCAGCTGCTTCACGGCGACGACGTGCTGGTGTTCGACGAGGCCGAAGGTTTCGCATGGCTACAGGCTGAGCGCGACGGTTATGTCGGCTATGTCTCATCGGCCGATCTCGCGCCCCGCACGTTCGAGCCGACGCATCTGGTGACGGCGCTCCGGACCTTCGTCTATCCGGGACCTGATATGAAGTTCCCGCGCAGCGGCCAGCTGTCGATCGGGTCGCGCGTCGCTGTCACCGGTTTTGCCGAGACTCGCGGCACGAGCTACGGCATCCTGCCGTCGGGCGAGGCGATCGTGCTCCAGCATCTGGCGCCGCTGGGAACCACCGCCGACGATTTCGTTGCGGTCGCCGAACGCCTCATCGATACACCTTATCTGTGGGGCGGCTTCAGCGCCTTCGGCATCGACTGCTCGGGCCTCGTCCAGCTGTCGATGCGCATGGCCGGCAACAACGTGCTGCGCGATTCGGACATGCAGGAAGCGTCGCTTGGCACGCTGGTCGACGCCGGTCCTGATTTCTCGCGTCTGGAGCGCGGTGACCTCGTCTTCTGGAAGGGCCATGTCGCAATCATGACCGACACGGAAAACATGATTCACGCCAACGGCCACACCATGACCGTCGCCCGAGAGGGCCTGCGCGCTGCCATCGACCGTATCGGCTATCTCTATGGCGGGCCGACAGGTTTCAGGCGACCATGACTGCTTTCCACTCCCCGTTTACGGGGAGAGGATGCCGGCAAGCAGCTGAGGGGCGGCGCAAACCTTAGAAGCCTGGTACAGCCCCTCATCCGGCCCTTTGGGCCACCTTTTTCCCGTAAACTGGGAGAAGGAAATTCGCCTCAGTACCCCGCCGCGCGGTCGACCAGGTTTTCCAGGGGGTCGCCGCGTTCAAAGGCGTCCATCTGCTTGAGCATTGGCCCGACGAGATGCGCCGGGTCGGACGTCGCGGCTGCGTGCGGCGTCACATAGACCTTGGGATGTCCCCAGAGCGGGCTGGTCTTGGGCAGGGGTTCGACCTCGAACACGTCGAGGCTCGCTTCCTTCAGCGTGCCGTCGTCGAGTGCGCGCAATATGTCGGCGTCGTGCTGCAGCTTGCCACGGCCAGCATTGATGAGCACGGAGCCGCCGAGCCCGTTGCGCCGGCGCAGTTCCTTGAGCAGCCCGTAATTGACCATGCCCTTGGTCGTGTCGGTTAGAGGCAGCAGCACGACAAGGATGTCGGTGGCGTTGAGGAACGGCACCAGCCCGACATCGCCGGCGAAGGTGGTGACACCTGCGACATCCTGCGGCCTGCGGCTCCAGCCATTGACGCGGAAGCCGATGGCGCTGAGCGCGTTGGCGGCGGCGCGGCCAAGATTGCCCAGCCCCATGATGCCGACGGAGATGTCCTCGGCCGGCCGCTGCGGTGGCTCGTGCCAGACCTTCTTGGTCTGCTGTGCCCGGTAGAGCTGGCCCTGGCGATGATGGTCTAGCACCCGCCACAGCACATATTCGACCATGTGCTGGGTCAAATTGTCGGCGACGACGCGGACGATCGGCACGTCTGGCAGGGTCGTGTCGGCGAAGACATGGTCGACGCCGGCGCCGATCGAGAAGATGGCCTTGAGGTTCGGCAGCTTGGCCAGCAGGCCGGGCCGCTGCTTCCAGACGACCGCATATTCGATGCTGGGATCGGCCTCGCCATTTGGTTCGAGCACCACTTCGCGCTCTTCCGACAGCATCTCGTACCAGCGCTGCGGGCTGAAACCGGTGATTGCGAGAAGTATCTTGCCCTTGGCTGCCATGCTGCTGTCCTGAATGTCCTGCTATTCGCTGACCACGCCCGACGGCGCTGTTTCGATCTTGAACGCCGCCGAGATCAGCGCCCTAGTGTAATCGGTTTGCGGGCGCTCGAAAATCTGCTCGGACGTGCCCGTTTCCACAACCTTGCCGTTGCGCATGACGATGACCTCGTTGGCCAGCGCGCGCACGACCTTGAGATCGTGGCTGATGAACAGATAGGCGAGGTCATGCTTGGCCTGCAGGTTGCGCAGAAGATCGACCACCTGCGCCTGCACGCTCATGTCGAGCGCCGACGTCGGTTCGTCCAGCATGACGAAGCGCGGCTTGAGCACCATGGCGCGGGCTATGGCTATGCGCTGGCGCTGGCCGCCGGAGAATTCATGCGGGTAGCGGAAGCGCGTCTCGGGGTCGAGGCCGACCTCGCGCAGCACGTCGACGACCGCCTTGTCGCGCGCCGCGGCGTTGAGGCCGGGCTCGTGGATCTTAAGGCCTTCCTCGATGATGTCGGCCACGGCCATGCGTGGGCTGAGCGAGCCGAACGGGTCCTGGAAGACGATCTGGAGCTCGCGCCGGAGCGGCCGCATGGCGTTGAAACTGAGCTTGTCGATCTCGCGGCCGTTGAAGTCGATCTTGCCTTGCGACGAGATCATCCGCGCCAGTGCGAGGCCGAGCGTGGTCTTACCCGAGCCGGATTCGCCGACGACGCCGACTGTCTGGCCGGCGCGGACCGCAATGTCGATGCCGTCGACGGCCTTCACATGGTCGACCGTCTTGCGGAAGAAGCCCTGCTTGATCGGGAACCAGACCTTTACGTCGGAGCCGGACATGACCGTCTGCGCCCCGGTATTCGTCTCCGGCGGCTTGCCCTTCGGCTCGGCCGCCAGAAGGTGCTTGGTGTAGCTGTGCTG
This genomic window contains:
- a CDS encoding type II secretion system F family protein, translating into MTDQVVKALTDPSFLIALLVGIAVFATVFTAMPSLMGNPLKARMKAVALEREELRAKQRVRFAAESDRRQRGLREQQSIKMRSIVERLDLRRALVDEGTLNKLKVAGFRGQNPLTRFLFFRLVLPIVGFAFGLVYVFLLGGVADKPLFMKLFVCILMAYVGFYLPVLYVSNRATKRKQSIQQAWPDALDLMLICVESGMSVEAALRKVADEIGSQSVDLAEEFVLTNAELSYLSERRIAYENLASRTGLDTVKSVTQALVQAERYGTPVAQALRVLASESRDMRMTAAEKKAAALPPKLTVPMILFFLPVLFAIILGPAGIQISQRGLFGDQPHASSE
- a CDS encoding tetratricopeptide repeat protein, yielding MLTNRSMNATGKRLARAAFVTLLMAGVAGCGTSKMTTGSISRSGAAVDQMSTGSLPGSSTELGRKYASDPNNKPVALQYATALQVKGQTDQSLAVMRKLAIGYPKDRDVLAAYGKALAASGELQPALSAVRRAQTPEYPDWKLVSAEAAILDQLGQTQEARNLYRKALDLQPNEPSILSNLGMSYVLEGDLKSAETYLRSAVSQPGADSRVRQNLALAVGLQGRFDEAEQIAGQELSPEQAQANVAYLRSMLSQQNAWNQIKSEGKSKKN
- a CDS encoding leucyl aminopeptidase family protein: MPVELLDAKPDDALPIHLVAKDGLEQAGLQPAIRAWAEANGFAGEAGKVLAVPGVDGNLAGALFGTGKDENGLGFGALARGLPVANWHFARQPAHPELAALGTVLGGYVFTRYGKKPGRELGLSVPEGVDSARLKRLVDAVFLVRDLVNTPTNDMGPSELEGAVRALAQQHGGQVAVTLGDDLLRQNFPMIHAVGRASADAPRLIDLTWGAEDAPKVTLVGKGVCFDTGGLDIKPASSMLLMKKDMGGAANVLGLAAMIMGAKLKVRLRVLIPAVENSISADAFRPGDVLQSRKGLTVEIGNTDAEGRLVLADALTLADEEQPHLLVDMATLTGAARVALGPDLPPFYTDDEALAAELAAASLAVEDPIWRMPLWKPYDAKLSSKVADMNNVTTDGFAGSITAAMFLKRFVDKTSSWAHFDIFAWNPTDRPYGPVGGEAQAIRALEKVISARFG
- a CDS encoding MarR family transcriptional regulator, giving the protein MPIALRPSQSLKLLQQFALSEVRDDAPDLTLRQMAILLTIYLEPPPHTVRGLAAKLNVSKPVITRALDTMGALKLVSRHRDELDKRNVLIRRTVEGALYVERLGDAIIAKALELPI
- a CDS encoding NlpC/P60 family protein — translated: MTIHDSRLHAFRPDLADARLEGQVAAQRFVAGRPARITASVADVRKAGRPDSGLNTQLLHGDDVLVFDEAEGFAWLQAERDGYVGYVSSADLAPRTFEPTHLVTALRTFVYPGPDMKFPRSGQLSIGSRVAVTGFAETRGTSYGILPSGEAIVLQHLAPLGTTADDFVAVAERLIDTPYLWGGFSAFGIDCSGLVQLSMRMAGNNVLRDSDMQEASLGTLVDAGPDFSRLERGDLVFWKGHVAIMTDTENMIHANGHTMTVAREGLRAAIDRIGYLYGGPTGFRRP
- a CDS encoding glyoxylate/hydroxypyruvate reductase A — its product is MAAKGKILLAITGFSPQRWYEMLSEEREVVLEPNGEADPSIEYAVVWKQRPGLLAKLPNLKAIFSIGAGVDHVFADTTLPDVPIVRVVADNLTQHMVEYVLWRVLDHHRQGQLYRAQQTKKVWHEPPQRPAEDISVGIMGLGNLGRAAANALSAIGFRVNGWSRRPQDVAGVTTFAGDVGLVPFLNATDILVVLLPLTDTTKGMVNYGLLKELRRRNGLGGSVLINAGRGKLQHDADILRALDDGTLKEASLDVFEVEPLPKTSPLWGHPKVYVTPHAAATSDPAHLVGPMLKQMDAFERGDPLENLVDRAAGY
- a CDS encoding ABC transporter ATP-binding protein, which encodes MSMSPLLSVQDLTVAFAQGGTTTVAVDNISFDIAKGETVALVGESGSGKSVSALSVLKLLPYPPASHPSGRIMFGGQDLLALNENALRKVRGNKITMIFQEPMTSLNPLHTIERQIVEVLSLHQGMGDKQAKARTLELLEEVGIRDPRKRLEAFPHQLSGGQRQRVMIAMALANEPELLIADEPTTALDVTVQAQILELLAKLKARKGMSMLFITHDLGIVRRIADRVCVMTRGKIVETGPTKEIFAHPQHSYTKHLLAAEPKGKPPETNTGAQTVMSGSDVKVWFPIKQGFFRKTVDHVKAVDGIDIAVRAGQTVGVVGESGSGKTTLGLALARMISSQGKIDFNGREIDKLSFNAMRPLRRELQIVFQDPFGSLSPRMAVADIIEEGLKIHEPGLNAAARDKAVVDVLREVGLDPETRFRYPHEFSGGQRQRIAIARAMVLKPRFVMLDEPTSALDMSVQAQVVDLLRNLQAKHDLAYLFISHDLKVVRALANEVIVMRNGKVVETGTSEQIFERPQTDYTRALISAAFKIETAPSGVVSE